In Acaryochloris marina S15, a single genomic region encodes these proteins:
- a CDS encoding phycocyanobilin:ferredoxin oxidoreductase — MSLRQQQHPLIQEWANRIEAIWTDYLELSDYPLPSEFGHVEGRLEGEFLVIENICYQAPPFRKLHLELAQVGTGLDILHCVMFPEPQYALPMFGTDLVGGRSGISAAIADLSPTVNGKLSPSYHKHLQGLPDLKFSEPRQLPEWGTIFSEFCLFIRPRTSQEETQFLDRVSAYLSWHCQQAITTQPVPESEIDRLIAGQRRYCQQQQQNDKTRRILEKAFGDEWADRYMTTVLFDCP; from the coding sequence ATGTCTTTACGTCAGCAGCAGCACCCACTCATTCAAGAATGGGCCAATCGGATTGAAGCAATTTGGACCGACTATTTAGAGTTATCAGACTATCCCCTTCCCTCGGAATTCGGGCATGTTGAAGGACGCCTAGAAGGCGAGTTCCTAGTCATAGAAAATATTTGTTACCAGGCTCCACCGTTTCGCAAACTCCATTTGGAGTTAGCCCAGGTGGGCACGGGCTTAGATATCTTGCACTGCGTCATGTTTCCCGAACCGCAGTATGCCTTGCCTATGTTTGGCACCGATTTGGTCGGTGGACGGAGTGGCATTAGTGCTGCCATTGCCGATCTGTCCCCTACAGTTAATGGAAAGTTATCGCCGTCATACCACAAACATCTCCAGGGTTTACCCGATTTAAAGTTTTCAGAGCCTCGACAACTACCCGAATGGGGAACTATTTTTTCTGAGTTCTGCCTGTTTATCCGGCCACGAACATCCCAGGAAGAAACTCAATTTTTAGATCGAGTCTCAGCCTATTTAAGTTGGCATTGTCAGCAAGCCATAACAACTCAACCTGTGCCTGAATCGGAGATTGATCGACTCATAGCTGGACAACGACGGTACTGCCAGCAACAACAACAAAATGACAAAACTCGACGGATTTTGGAAAAGGCATTCGGCGATGAGTGGGCAGACCGTTATATGACAACCGTTTTATTTGACTGCCCTTAA
- a CDS encoding DUF1830 domain-containing protein, producing MIKTLEPQKTKSTFCSYSNPSPRVQVVRITNVENWYFERVVFPKQTLVFDAPRAAHLEIHSSEIATAIQVDCIPCRRLAVKAA from the coding sequence ATGATTAAAACGCTTGAGCCTCAGAAAACAAAATCCACGTTCTGCAGTTACTCTAACCCATCACCTAGAGTTCAAGTCGTGCGGATCACCAACGTTGAAAACTGGTATTTTGAGCGGGTGGTTTTTCCCAAGCAGACCCTAGTGTTTGATGCGCCACGAGCCGCACATCTCGAGATCCATAGCAGCGAAATCGCTACGGCTATCCAAGTAGACTGTATTCCCTGTAGGCGGCTGGCTGTTAAAGCAGCTTAG
- a CDS encoding DNA double-strand break repair nuclease NurA, with protein sequence MPLKPSEILQALDKKQTEFQDFHQTTLKVLEKYRKALSKVAQQPDAEITQGLMDHHNPGGRPLEALGNSPNWIIPSKLKWSSREQSLEWVRERLMGITTFAVDGSQVYPSKDISIPIGMVQVGWFENPHLPLGSYDKDVRLEVLSPEDLKPQDRSTPMDRLVNMHRFRMEIQRMIEFMESHTNRSDCLVFLDGSLVATFAEKFDAECRRFYVQQLVELLQASEKFRVPLVAYIDTSRARDLVQLLHCLKKLPEAPSLNDAALLGVNMNWGDRTPIFRCDRKGETSHQGILQDYGDQAESVAFTYLKTHEGPPARIEMPTWIYEAGLHSTVLDFVRGEVIIGGGYPYVIETADRVAVLQAEDRQIFFRLLQEWAEKEEINLRFSRKMISKVLRRGN encoded by the coding sequence ATGCCACTCAAGCCGTCTGAAATCCTACAAGCTTTAGACAAAAAACAGACTGAGTTCCAGGATTTTCACCAAACAACCCTCAAAGTATTAGAGAAATATCGTAAAGCATTAAGTAAGGTTGCCCAACAGCCTGATGCTGAAATCACACAAGGGTTAATGGATCACCACAATCCAGGAGGGCGCCCATTAGAGGCATTAGGGAATAGCCCCAACTGGATCATTCCTTCTAAGCTTAAGTGGTCTAGCCGAGAGCAAAGCCTGGAATGGGTACGGGAGCGACTAATGGGGATTACCACCTTTGCGGTGGATGGATCTCAAGTCTATCCCAGCAAAGACATTTCGATTCCGATTGGCATGGTGCAAGTGGGCTGGTTTGAGAATCCCCATTTGCCTTTGGGTAGCTATGACAAGGATGTGCGCTTGGAGGTTTTGTCCCCAGAGGATCTCAAGCCACAGGATCGGAGTACTCCGATGGATCGACTGGTTAACATGCATCGGTTTCGCATGGAAATCCAGCGCATGATCGAATTTATGGAGAGTCATACTAATCGTTCGGATTGTTTAGTCTTTCTGGATGGCTCCCTAGTGGCTACGTTTGCAGAAAAGTTTGATGCAGAATGCCGAAGATTTTATGTTCAGCAATTAGTAGAGCTATTGCAGGCCAGTGAAAAGTTTCGAGTGCCCTTAGTGGCCTACATCGATACGTCTCGAGCCCGAGATTTAGTTCAGCTTTTGCATTGCTTAAAGAAACTACCGGAAGCCCCGTCCCTTAATGATGCGGCTTTGTTGGGAGTGAATATGAACTGGGGCGATCGCACGCCGATCTTTAGATGCGATCGCAAAGGTGAAACCAGTCATCAAGGCATCCTCCAAGATTATGGAGACCAAGCAGAATCCGTAGCCTTCACTTACTTAAAAACCCATGAAGGCCCCCCTGCCCGTATTGAAATGCCCACCTGGATTTATGAGGCAGGATTACATTCTACGGTTTTAGATTTTGTCCGAGGGGAAGTGATTATTGGAGGGGGGTATCCCTACGTGATTGAAACAGCCGATCGCGTGGCTGTACTCCAAGCGGAAGATCGCCAAAT